The genomic window AATGAAATCGAGATGGAAGATTTCTGCCCGGTCCGGCCAGTGTGGACTGGCGATGCGCACGAATCCGTACCCGGCCAATAACCCGGCAAACAGCAGTCCATCGGTGATGATGAAAAGCCACATCATCACCTTCTGCCAACTGGCAGCGAAGGGTGATGTTTCACCACTCCATGCAAGAACCCTTGCGTGTGACACGGATGCGTCGGTCATCGCAATTCCCTCCCCTGAAAATATCCTGGGAGCGCGCGCCTCCGCCGTGCCCGCTTGAGCGGGCAACCCACGGGCGCTCCCCGATTTCCCTCATTCGTGGCGAATATCCAGTTCCTCATCCCAGAACGAAGAGCACGACGAAAAGATAGAGCCAGAGCCCACCCATAAAGTGCCAGTAGGTGGCGCACAGTTTCAGGCGTTGCTCCCATCGAGACCGAGGCATGCGATTTCGCCAAAGCAGTAGCGCCCCCAGCGCAATCAGGCCGCCGAGGACGTGTACGCCATGAACGCCCGTCAGGATGTAGAAGAACGAGCTGTGAGGATTGCTCGGCAGGTAAACGCCTTGATCAGCGAGAAACTTCCAGGCGAAGACCTGCCCCAGGAGAAATCCGACTCCTAAAAACCACGCGATGACGATCCAGAGGTAACCGGCAGAAGGCCGCGCCAGCGTGTGCGCCCGGCCGCGTTCTAAACTGAAACTGCTGGCGACGATCACCCCGGAATTGAGCCAGAGTAACGGGGGCAAAGGGATGGATCGCCAATCCGGGCCGGCCTGGCGCACGAGGTAGGCGCTCGTGAATCCGGCAAAAAGCATGGTCGCCGTGGCCAGAAAGATCCACAACCCCAGTTGCCCGGAGGTGAC from Blastocatellia bacterium includes these protein-coding regions:
- a CDS encoding cytochrome c oxidase subunit 3: MIRQQSEQTELGRLAVTSGQLGLWIFLATATMLFAGFTSAYLVRQAGPDWRSIPLPPLLWLNSGVIVASSFSLERGRAHTLARPSAGYLWIVIAWFLGVGFLLGQVFAWKFLADQGVYLPSNPHSSFFYILTGVHGVHVLGGLIALGALLLWRNRMPRSRWEQRLKLCATYWHFMGGLWLYLFVVLFVLG